Proteins encoded together in one Piliocolobus tephrosceles isolate RC106 chromosome 15, ASM277652v3, whole genome shotgun sequence window:
- the LOC111550514 gene encoding WAS/WASL-interacting protein family member 1-like — MVASNREEPRQALGLCPLPVGGFQIRSLQRPLEAALRSRPASGLGEGGSVYTCHEGGGGRARKPEQSPKLLNSSQENAARAELWAGGSKGAGRGCGGRIGKDSHFPGRCSGWRGGGRALRAPPAAFPHSPQKRAEPKPGAHRPAEPAPSSQPPVPRRADAPGPGEGPAAGPAPVPTPSFAGAARGAERRRLPGSFGAAAMGMAQGPGEELAPRGRTVYSDAELVKAEGRLLTALSAQQPHGHPPGVSPLPRDPHPTTLRPLPPPPPPPPPRRPPAHSTHSPIMQRGNRCRRHVTSGRRWLGRDRALVGAVGWGRTLQGNWCHRTLTPAQALSCRTPAAILGAGKLPFPFTSLRVIEL; from the exons ATGGTTGCCAGCAATAGAGAAGAGCCCAGGCAAG CTTTGgggctgtgccctctgcctgtTGGAGGATTCCAAATTCGCTCGCTTCAGAGACCCTTGGAAGCAGCACTCAGGTCGCGGCCAGCCTCGGGCCTCGGTGAAGGAGGCAGTGTTTACACCTGTCacgagggagggggagggagagcgaGGAAGCCCGAGCAAAGCCCCAAACTTCTGAACAGCTCCCAGGAGAACGCAGCCAGAGCGGAGCTTTGGGCAGGTGGAAGCAAAGGGGCAGGGAGAGGCTGCGGTGGCCGGATAGGGAAGGACTCCCACTTCCCCGGTCGGTGCTCGGGATGGCGAGGAGGGGGCCGTGCGCTTCGGGCGCCACCAGCGGCGTTCCCGCACTCGCCGCAGAAGAGAGCAGAGCCCAAGCCGGGAGCCCACAGGCCCGCAGAGCCGGCTCCGTCCTCGCAGCCCCCGGTTCCGCGGCGGGCAGATGCTCCCGGCCCGGGTGAGGGTCCGGCTGCAGGGCCGGCCCCGGTCCCCACCCCCTCTTTCGCCGGCGCAGCTAGGGGAGCGGAGCGGCGGCGCTTACCTGGCTCCTTCGGGGCGGCCGCGATGGGCATGGCTCAGGGGCCCGGGGAGGAACTGGCTCCCCGGGGAAGGACCGTCTATTCCGACGCGGAACTGGTGAAAGCGGAAGGCCGGCTGCTCACAGCCCTGTCAGCGCAGCAGCCCCATGGACACCCACCCGGAGTTTCACCGCTGCCGCGGGACCCCCATCCCACTACCCTCCGCCCTcttccgccgccgccgcctccacCTCCTCCGCGGAGACCCCCCGCCCACTCCACACACTCTCCCATCATGCAGCGGGGGAACCGCTGCCGCCGACACGTCACTTCCGGGCGCAGGTGGCTAGGTCGGGACCGGGCGCTGGTGGgtgctgtggggtgggggaggacaCTCCAGGGGAATTGGTGTCACAGAACGCTTACCCCTGCGCAGGCGCTGTCGTGCAGAACGCCGGCCGCCATTTTGGGTGCGGGCAAACTGCCCTTTCCTTTTACTTCCTTGCGAGTCATAGAGCTGTAG